In Pseudosulfitobacter pseudonitzschiae, the sequence ACGGCGGCTCGCCCACGGCTTTGGATTTGTAGATCGTATCGGCGCGGTTCTCGCCGTCCCACAGGGCGACATTGAAGACCTCGGGGCGGTCGCCGCAGGCAGGGATCTTGTATGTCGATGGCGCGTGGGTGCGCAGGGCGCCCTTATTGTCCCAGACCAGTTCCTCGGTGGTCAGCCAGCCTGTCCCCTGAACAAAGCCCCCCTCGACCTGTCCGATGTCCAGCGCAGGGTTCAGCGAGGTGCCCGCGTCGTGCAGAATATCGGCGCGCAGCATCCGGTTCTCGCCGGTCAGCGTGTCCACTGCCACCTCGACTGCGGCAACGCCGTAAGCAAAGTAAAAGAACGGGCGGCCATGGCCCTTGATCCGGTCCCACGAGATTTCGGGCGTTTTATAAAAGCCGGTGGACGACAGGCTGATCCGCGCCTGATGGGCCAGCGCTGCTACTTCGGCAAAGCTGTACTCGGTGCCGCCTGCGGTCACGCGGCCACCCTCAAACACCACATCAGCTGGCCTGCACTGATGCAACTGGGCCAGATGCAATTCGATACGCTCTCTTATCGTGTCGCAGGCAATGCGCACCGCCATCCCGTTCAGATCCGATCCCGACGATGCCGCCGTGGCCGACGTGTTCGGCACCTTGGCGGTGTCTGTCGCGGTGATCCGCACCGCCTCTATCGGCACGCCAAAGCGGCTGGCCGCGACCTGAGCCACCTTCTGGAACAGACCCTGACCCATTTCCGTGCCGCCGTGGTTCAGGTGGATCGATCCGTCGGCATAGACATGCACCAATGCGCCCGCCTGATTGAGATGCGTCAGCGTAAAAGAAATCCCGAACTTCACCGGCGTCAGCGCCAGTCCCTTGCGGATCACGCCGCCCTTGGCGTTCCATGCGTCCACCGCCGTCCGCCGTGCCGCATAGTCTGACGCCTTTTCCAACTGCGCCAGCATCTCGTGACCGATGAAATCATCCACCTCTTGCCCATAGGGCGTCGTCTGCTTTTTCTTTTGGCTGGAAATATCCCCGCCGGAGGCATAAAAGTTTGCCCGCCTGACCGCAGTCGGATCGGCCCCGAGGGCGTAGGCAACATGATCCATAATCCGTTCCATTCCCAGCATGCCCTGCGGGCCACCAAAGCCGCGAAAGGCGGTGGCCGACTGGTGGTTGGTTTTCCAGCGGTGACTGGTGATGCGT encodes:
- the xdhB gene encoding xanthine dehydrogenase molybdopterin binding subunit, giving the protein MSVARPLPHDAARLHVTGAARYVDDIPTPRNTLHLAFGTSPAAAGTIETLDLSAVRTASGVVAVMTAADLPFDNDVSPSNHDEPLLATDAVHYLGQPLFLVIATSHGAARRAARLGRATITEATPVLTIAQAEAADSRFEDGPRIYARGDLDAGFTNAPHHLSGRLDIGGQEHFYLEGQAALALPGDNGDMHVHSSTQHPSEIQHKVAEAIGLPMHAVRVETRRMGGGFGGKESQGNALAVACAVAARATGRPCKMRYDRDDDMIITGKRHHFRITYDVGFDDAGRILALDVRHDTRCGWSMDLSLPVADRAMLHADNAYYLPAVRITSHRWKTNHQSATAFRGFGGPQGMLGMERIMDHVAYALGADPTAVRRANFYASGGDISSQKKKQTTPYGQEVDDFIGHEMLAQLEKASDYAARRTAVDAWNAKGGVIRKGLALTPVKFGISFTLTHLNQAGALVHVYADGSIHLNHGGTEMGQGLFQKVAQVAASRFGVPIEAVRITATDTAKVPNTSATAASSGSDLNGMAVRIACDTIRERIELHLAQLHQCRPADVVFEGGRVTAGGTEYSFAEVAALAHQARISLSSTGFYKTPEISWDRIKGHGRPFFYFAYGVAAVEVAVDTLTGENRMLRADILHDAGTSLNPALDIGQVEGGFVQGTGWLTTEELVWDNKGALRTHAPSTYKIPACGDRPEVFNVALWDGENRADTIYKSKAVGEPPLMLGIATFLALSDAVASCGKDYPELHAPATAEQVLAAIHRARGA